In a single window of the Caproicibacterium sp. BJN0003 genome:
- a CDS encoding DNA gyrase/topoisomerase IV subunit A encodes MPKKRRAAAAVKSAMHGVIEGAGQVQEQPIVDTLEKNYMPYAISVIMSRAIPEIDGFKPSHRKLLYTMYKKGLLTGSLTKSANIVGETMKLNPHGDAAIYDTMVRLSRGYEALLHPYVESKGNFGKFYSRDMAWAASRYTEAKLAPICAELFSDIDKDTVDFVPNYDNTMEEPTLLPARFPSVLVNANTGIAVGMASNVCSFNLKEVCETTIARIQNPNHDILSTLQAPDFTGGGQILYDREQMKEVYRTGRGSIRVRSRYSYDKTANCIDITQIPPTTTVEAIVEKVIDLVKQGKAKEISDIRDETGLAGLKITIDLKRGTDPTKLMTKLFHMTPLEDSFSCNFNILVDGAPKVMGVGEILDAWTKFRINCVRRRTEYDLQKKMDKLHLLMGLQAILLDIDKAIKIVRETEEESEVVPNLMIGFGIDETQAEYVAEIKLRHLNREFILKRTDEIGELQKQIAELNAILDSDHRIKAVIIKELKNVADLYGQPRRSILLYADQIEEESEEEEIPDYPVNLFFTKDGYFKKITPQSLRMSNDQKLKEGDAVLEHIESTNNSDLLFFTDRCQVYKARTNDFSDTKASVLGDYIPAKLQMDEGENAIFMVATKDYQGTLVFFFGNGKAAKVELSSYETKTNRKKLVNAYSDKSPLVKMFCLPEDIEILLTSTQGRMLLVHTGAVPVKTTRSTQGVQVITLRRSAKLQKAEVFVESSGVLKNPQRYRKTIPAIGSLSSKEELSGEQLTF; translated from the coding sequence ATGCCAAAAAAAAGGAGAGCAGCTGCGGCGGTAAAATCAGCGATGCATGGTGTTATTGAAGGCGCCGGACAGGTGCAGGAACAACCGATTGTAGATACGCTGGAAAAAAATTATATGCCATATGCGATCAGTGTAATTATGTCTCGTGCAATTCCAGAAATCGATGGGTTTAAGCCCAGCCACCGGAAACTGCTTTATACCATGTATAAAAAGGGGCTTTTAACAGGCTCCCTAACGAAGAGTGCCAACATCGTTGGAGAAACGATGAAGCTCAATCCGCATGGCGATGCAGCAATTTATGATACCATGGTGCGTTTATCCCGCGGCTATGAAGCTTTGCTTCACCCGTATGTGGAGTCAAAGGGAAACTTCGGAAAATTTTATTCCAGAGATATGGCATGGGCGGCTTCCCGATATACTGAGGCAAAGCTTGCACCGATCTGTGCGGAACTTTTCAGTGATATTGATAAAGATACGGTCGATTTTGTACCAAACTATGATAATACGATGGAAGAACCGACTTTACTGCCGGCAAGATTTCCATCTGTTTTGGTTAATGCAAATACCGGAATTGCTGTTGGTATGGCAAGTAATGTTTGTTCCTTTAATTTAAAGGAAGTCTGCGAAACGACAATCGCACGAATTCAGAATCCGAATCATGATATTTTGTCAACTTTGCAGGCACCGGATTTTACAGGCGGCGGACAGATCCTTTATGATCGAGAACAGATGAAAGAAGTTTATCGTACGGGGCGCGGAAGTATCCGGGTTCGCTCCCGCTATAGTTATGATAAAACCGCCAACTGCATTGATATTACACAGATTCCGCCAACAACGACTGTTGAGGCGATTGTTGAAAAGGTAATTGACCTTGTGAAACAGGGAAAAGCAAAAGAGATTTCGGATATCCGAGATGAAACAGGTCTTGCCGGATTAAAAATTACAATTGATCTCAAAAGAGGGACTGATCCGACAAAGCTGATGACAAAGCTCTTTCACATGACGCCTTTGGAGGACAGTTTCTCCTGCAATTTTAATATTCTGGTAGATGGTGCCCCAAAAGTGATGGGGGTCGGCGAGATCTTAGACGCATGGACAAAGTTCCGTATCAATTGCGTACGCCGCCGCACGGAGTACGACCTGCAGAAAAAAATGGATAAGCTTCATTTGCTGATGGGCTTGCAAGCGATTTTGCTTGATATTGACAAAGCAATTAAGATTGTTCGCGAGACAGAAGAAGAGAGCGAAGTTGTCCCTAATTTGATGATTGGATTCGGCATTGATGAGACGCAGGCCGAATATGTAGCAGAAATTAAACTTCGTCATCTCAATAGGGAATTTATTCTTAAGAGAACGGACGAAATCGGCGAACTTCAAAAACAAATTGCTGAATTGAATGCAATCCTTGACAGTGATCATAGAATTAAAGCGGTCATTATTAAGGAACTAAAAAATGTTGCCGATTTATACGGCCAGCCTCGGCGCAGTATTCTGCTTTATGCCGATCAGATTGAAGAGGAGTCGGAAGAGGAAGAAATTCCGGATTATCCAGTCAATCTGTTTTTTACAAAGGATGGGTACTTTAAAAAGATCACTCCACAGTCCTTGCGAATGAGTAACGACCAAAAGTTAAAAGAGGGAGATGCCGTTCTCGAACATATAGAATCAACCAATAATAGCGATCTTTTGTTCTTTACGGATCGGTGTCAGGTGTATAAAGCGAGGACCAACGACTTTTCTGATACAAAAGCCAGCGTTTTGGGCGACTATATTCCTGCTAAGCTGCAAATGGATGAAGGGGAAAATGCCATTTTTATGGTCGCTACAAAAGATTATCAGGGAACTTTGGTATTTTTCTTTGGAAATGGAAAAGCTGCAAAAGTAGAGCTTTCTTCTTATGAGACGAAAACGAACCGCAAAAAACTGGTTAATGCCTATAGTGATAAATCTCCGCTCGTTAAAATGTTCTGTTTGCCGGAAGATATTGAAATTCTCCTGACTTCTACGCAGGGAAGGATGCTTTTGGTGCATACTGGTGCAGTCCCGGTAAAGACGACCCGGTCAACGCAGGGGGTGCAGGTGATAACGCTGCGCCGCAGTGCTAAACTGCAGAAAGCGGAAGTCTTTGTAGAGTCTTCTGGAGTCCTAAAAAATCCGCAGCGCTATCGAAAAACAATTCCGGCAATCGGTAGTCTGTCTTCAAAAGAAGAACTTTCAGGGGAACAACTGACCTTTTAA
- a CDS encoding pro-sigmaK processing inhibitor BofA family protein, with translation MIFLMTLIGSILVAALLLEWGNAKKPLLRAFINAIWGILALAVVNLTGMMTGVTLPLSPVVIGVSAFASFPGVITLLLLQLIFGI, from the coding sequence TTGATTTTTTTAATGACTTTAATTGGTTCCATTCTAGTGGCAGCGCTTCTGCTGGAATGGGGAAATGCAAAAAAACCTTTGCTGCGTGCGTTTATCAATGCAATTTGGGGAATACTTGCGCTGGCGGTCGTGAATCTAACCGGAATGATGACCGGGGTGACCCTCCCGCTTTCACCAGTTGTAATCGGGGTAAGTGCTTTTGCAAGTTTTCCGGGCGTTATTACTTTATTGCTGTTGCAGCTGATCTTTGGAATTTAA
- a CDS encoding LysR family transcriptional regulator: MLDIRIETFLTVCEFMNYTKAAQRLNITQPAVSYHIHTLEQEYGMKLFDLQDKKWVLTPAGQAVRSVALTMKHHDSMLRMTLQRMKKNKEHIVIGATLTIGIYLLPNIIADFLQDNPSMQIQLIIANTQELLKKLDAKEINFAFVEGLVPQNEYETRVYSREPFIGVCAADYPLRGSFCYLEDLLEERLLLREQSSGSRRLLDRCLQRRNLQISDFHSQMEINNLDALKHLTERGCGITFLFERAVEEELQRGTLKKIPIKDFSIAHDFTFLWEEGSAFSRHYESFFQTALNHKNKKP, from the coding sequence ATGCTGGATATTCGGATAGAGACTTTTCTAACAGTCTGCGAATTTATGAATTACACAAAAGCGGCACAGAGATTAAATATTACCCAGCCGGCGGTTTCCTATCACATTCATACTCTGGAACAAGAGTATGGAATGAAATTGTTTGATTTACAAGACAAAAAATGGGTTTTGACACCTGCCGGACAAGCTGTTCGTTCTGTTGCATTGACTATGAAACATCATGATTCTATGCTGCGTATGACTCTTCAGCGAATGAAAAAGAACAAAGAGCATATCGTAATTGGAGCAACTTTGACAATTGGTATCTATTTGCTTCCGAATATCATTGCGGATTTTTTGCAGGACAACCCATCTATGCAGATTCAGTTGATTATAGCAAATACACAGGAATTGTTAAAAAAACTTGACGCGAAGGAAATTAATTTTGCTTTTGTAGAGGGACTTGTTCCACAGAATGAATATGAAACAAGAGTTTATAGCAGAGAACCTTTTATCGGAGTTTGTGCAGCTGATTATCCTTTGCGTGGCTCTTTTTGCTATTTAGAAGATCTTTTGGAAGAACGTCTTTTATTGAGAGAACAGAGTTCTGGCAGCCGAAGACTTCTAGATAGATGTTTGCAGCGCCGAAATCTTCAGATATCGGATTTCCATTCTCAAATGGAAATTAATAATTTGGATGCTTTAAAACATCTAACGGAACGAGGTTGTGGGATTACCTTTTTATTCGAGCGGGCAGTTGAAGAAGAACTGCAGAGAGGAACCCTAAAAAAGATTCCCATTAAAGATTTTTCTATTGCACATGATTTTACATTCCTTTGGGAAGAAGGCAGTGCTTTTTCTAGGCACTATGAATCTTTTTTTCAAACAGCTCTGAACCATAAAAATAAAAAGCCATAG
- a CDS encoding DNA gyrase/topoisomerase IV subunit B, with product MARKAAYNNESISMLKGADRVRLRPAVIFGSDGIEGCEHSIFEILSNSIDEAREGYGREITVTRYEDDSVEVEDHGRGIPVDFNHKEQRYNWELVFCEMYAGGKYNNDADSSYEYSLGLNGLGLCATQYSSEYMDVEIHTGETKYTLHFEHGENVGGLHQEPSKSKSGTKIHWKPDLQVFTDIAVPVEYYQDILKRQAIVNDGIRFILKNQSENGFETEEFQYENGIADHVKEVAGDDALTAVQFWQTEKKVRDRADKPEYKVKINVAVTFSNRNKLLEYYHNSSWLEHGGAPDKAAHNAFVYQIDAYLKQNNKYNKNESRIAFQDVEDCLILCISSFSNRTSYENQTKKAITNKGIQEAMTEMLRHQLEIYFIENPLDAEKISNQVLINKRSREDAEKTRLNLKKRLTSTMDLTNRVAKFVDCRSKDVSEREIFIVEGDSALGACKQARDPDFQAIMPIRGKILNCLKADYDKIFKSDIITDLIKVLGCGVQVKSKANKEISSFEMDNLRWNKIILCTDADVDGFQIRTLILTMLYRLTPQLITAGKVFIAESPLYEIRCKDETYFAYDDPEKDRIAKRLAGQKFTLQRSKGLGENEPDMMNLTTMNPKTRRLIKVMPTDAKKTDEVFNLLLGDNLSGRKKHIATHGAEYMQDADVS from the coding sequence ATGGCGAGAAAAGCAGCTTATAATAACGAAAGCATCTCGATGCTCAAGGGAGCCGACCGCGTACGTCTACGCCCCGCGGTCATTTTTGGCTCTGATGGGATCGAAGGGTGCGAACATTCGATTTTTGAAATTTTATCGAATTCAATTGATGAAGCTCGTGAGGGATATGGCCGTGAGATTACGGTGACCCGTTATGAGGACGATTCTGTTGAGGTGGAAGACCATGGCCGTGGAATCCCCGTGGATTTTAACCATAAGGAACAGCGCTATAACTGGGAGCTCGTTTTCTGCGAAATGTATGCGGGCGGAAAATATAATAATGATGCGGATTCGAGCTATGAATATTCTTTGGGGCTAAACGGTCTTGGCCTTTGTGCAACACAGTATTCCAGCGAATATATGGATGTGGAAATTCATACGGGTGAAACCAAATATACGCTTCATTTTGAACATGGCGAAAACGTCGGCGGACTTCACCAGGAGCCTTCTAAATCAAAAAGTGGAACAAAGATTCATTGGAAGCCTGATCTGCAGGTCTTTACTGATATTGCAGTGCCGGTAGAATACTACCAGGATATTTTAAAACGTCAGGCAATCGTCAATGACGGAATCCGGTTTATTTTAAAGAATCAGTCGGAAAACGGCTTTGAAACCGAGGAATTTCAGTATGAAAACGGAATTGCCGACCATGTAAAGGAAGTTGCCGGCGACGATGCCCTTACTGCGGTGCAGTTCTGGCAAACAGAGAAAAAAGTTCGGGATCGTGCCGATAAACCGGAATACAAAGTAAAAATTAATGTAGCGGTTACTTTTTCCAACCGAAACAAATTGCTGGAATATTACCACAATTCCAGTTGGCTGGAACATGGCGGCGCACCCGACAAAGCGGCGCATAATGCTTTTGTTTATCAGATTGATGCTTATTTAAAACAAAATAACAAATACAATAAGAATGAGAGCCGCATCGCATTTCAAGATGTAGAGGACTGTTTGATCCTTTGTATTTCTTCTTTTTCCAATCGGACGTCTTACGAAAATCAGACGAAAAAGGCAATTACCAACAAGGGAATCCAAGAGGCTATGACGGAAATGCTGCGTCATCAGCTGGAAATCTATTTTATTGAAAATCCACTGGATGCAGAAAAAATTTCCAATCAGGTTCTGATCAATAAGCGCAGCAGAGAAGACGCAGAAAAGACACGTTTAAATCTTAAAAAGCGGCTGACTTCCACGATGGATTTAACCAATCGGGTTGCAAAATTCGTTGATTGCCGCAGCAAAGATGTTTCAGAGCGTGAGATTTTTATTGTGGAAGGTGATTCCGCTTTGGGTGCCTGCAAACAAGCGCGCGATCCGGATTTTCAGGCGATCATGCCGATTCGCGGCAAAATTTTGAACTGCCTTAAGGCGGACTATGATAAAATTTTCAAAAGTGATATTATTACGGATTTGATTAAAGTGCTTGGCTGTGGAGTACAGGTAAAATCCAAAGCAAACAAAGAAATTTCTTCTTTTGAAATGGACAACCTACGTTGGAATAAGATTATTCTCTGTACCGATGCAGATGTGGATGGATTCCAAATTCGCACCTTGATTTTGACGATGCTCTATCGTCTGACTCCACAGCTTATTACTGCTGGAAAAGTTTTTATTGCAGAATCCCCCCTTTATGAGATTCGCTGTAAGGACGAGACGTATTTTGCTTATGATGATCCCGAAAAGGACCGCATTGCAAAGAGACTTGCCGGGCAAAAATTTACATTGCAGCGCAGTAAAGGATTGGGAGAAAATGAGCCGGATATGATGAACCTGACGACAATGAACCCCAAGACCAGAAGGCTGATTAAAGTTATGCCTACTGATGCTAAAAAGACGGACGAAGTCTTTAATTTGCTTTTAGGAGATAACCTTTCGGGAAGAAAAAAACATATTGCGACTCATGGGGCAGAATATATGCAGGACGCAGATGTTTCTTAA
- the secG gene encoding preprotein translocase subunit SecG → MTGFEIAFGIVLLVFSVAIIFVVLLQEGHDQNTGVINGGADTFLSRNRARTVDVFLARWTKIIAVGFFIVVIAINATMYFYKG, encoded by the coding sequence ATGACTGGATTTGAGATCGCTTTCGGGATCGTTTTATTGGTATTTTCTGTTGCAATTATTTTTGTGGTTCTTCTGCAGGAAGGACATGATCAGAATACAGGAGTTATCAATGGCGGAGCAGATACATTCCTTAGTAGAAATCGCGCTCGAACGGTAGATGTGTTCCTCGCACGCTGGACAAAAATTATCGCGGTTGGATTTTTTATCGTGGTAATTGCGATTAATGCAACTATGTATTTCTATAAGGGTTAA
- a CDS encoding YitT family protein yields MSRSEHTEKLLNTSKNMIFFILSGVIYSISVRVFTAPNEIAPGGLTGVSTMLNYIFGTPIGAMTMLLNLPVFIWGIFEIGYKLVSRTIFATLCSSIAIDLIGFVIPPYYGNPLLAAIYGGVLEGISLSLVLGRGGTTGGTDMIAKLLARHFRHLSIGNLMMAIDGVVILVSAIVYQSLESALYAAITVFVSTRVIDALLYGSDGRAGKLIFIMSKGSDEIAKRVLHELDRGVTEIHSRGAYSEQEQMTLLCAVSRTEVYKVTDIVRELDKNAFMIIGDVGQINGEGFYIPKKEDKTLPELLNSHRKRREKQKSEEELSDSPKGEQ; encoded by the coding sequence GTGAGCCGTTCGGAACATACTGAAAAATTGCTGAATACTTCAAAAAACATGATCTTTTTTATATTGAGTGGCGTTATTTATTCAATCAGCGTGCGTGTCTTTACAGCGCCAAATGAGATCGCTCCCGGCGGACTGACTGGTGTTTCTACGATGCTGAATTATATATTTGGCACGCCGATAGGTGCGATGACCATGTTGCTTAATTTGCCCGTTTTTATCTGGGGCATTTTTGAAATTGGATATAAGCTGGTTTCCAGGACAATTTTTGCAACCTTGTGTTCGTCTATTGCAATTGACTTAATTGGATTTGTCATACCGCCTTATTATGGAAATCCGCTTCTCGCAGCGATTTATGGAGGGGTATTGGAGGGGATTTCACTTTCTCTTGTTTTAGGACGAGGCGGTACAACCGGTGGTACGGATATGATTGCAAAGCTTTTAGCCCGCCATTTTCGCCATTTGAGCATCGGAAATTTGATGATGGCGATAGACGGCGTGGTTATTTTGGTTTCTGCAATTGTTTATCAGAGCCTTGAGAGTGCGCTCTATGCAGCGATCACCGTCTTTGTTTCGACCCGTGTAATTGATGCATTGCTTTATGGCAGTGACGGGCGTGCGGGCAAACTGATTTTTATTATGTCCAAAGGAAGTGACGAGATCGCCAAAAGAGTTTTACATGAATTAGACAGGGGAGTTACCGAAATTCATTCTCGCGGAGCGTACAGTGAACAAGAGCAAATGACTCTTTTATGCGCGGTAAGCCGGACAGAAGTTTATAAGGTGACAGATATCGTTCGGGAATTGGACAAAAATGCGTTTATGATTATCGGAGATGTGGGACAAATTAACGGAGAGGGATTTTATATTCCCAAAAAAGAAGATAAAACACTTCCAGAGCTTTTGAATTCTCACAGAAAAAGAAGAGAAAAGCAAAAATCAGAGGAGGAGTTATCTGATAGTCCAAAAGGTGAACAGTAA
- a CDS encoding DUF4364 family protein: protein MPYDAFTAGIEPGGLRSQEEIRILLCYLLTSVNSPLSQQEILESLQGAGLANYFELNDALSGLTEKGILLRDKAGNYSAGSSAVGIARQLDTALPTAVREKAVAAATELLAFARNERENKVEVHKLEKGYEVCCHISGGTSDLMSFTLLLADHRQAEMVKRNFHRSPERVYRMLLALVSGDTDLASDLLKK, encoded by the coding sequence ATGCCTTATGATGCCTTTACGGCCGGGATAGAACCCGGTGGACTGAGAAGTCAGGAAGAAATTCGAATTCTTTTATGCTATTTGCTAACTTCGGTCAATTCTCCGCTTTCTCAGCAGGAAATATTAGAAAGCCTTCAAGGGGCCGGGCTTGCAAATTATTTTGAACTGAATGACGCTCTGTCCGGTCTGACTGAAAAAGGAATTTTGCTTCGTGATAAAGCCGGAAATTACTCTGCAGGGTCTTCTGCAGTCGGCATTGCACGTCAGCTCGATACTGCTTTACCAACAGCAGTACGGGAAAAAGCAGTGGCTGCTGCTACAGAACTTTTAGCATTTGCCCGCAATGAACGAGAAAATAAAGTAGAAGTTCACAAGCTCGAAAAAGGTTATGAAGTTTGCTGCCATATTTCGGGAGGAACTTCCGACCTGATGAGTTTTACCCTTCTCCTTGCTGATCACCGACAAGCCGAAATGGTGAAGCGCAATTTTCACCGCTCTCCAGAACGAGTCTATCGCATGCTTTTGGCTCTTGTTTCCGGTGATACAGATTTAGCTTCTGACTTATTGAAAAAATAA
- a CDS encoding helix-turn-helix domain-containing protein, giving the protein MPTNHYLGHFSVTLRQLRRENGFTQEQMAHVLEIDRSTYTYYETGKTSPSIHMLNQISRILNVPLSAFLDSESIPPQVADSGSQKPFAKEEIKKITELSSEERELIALYRISSTKQQKEILKVAQSSSKFSSKKES; this is encoded by the coding sequence TTGCCCACCAACCACTATCTCGGCCATTTTTCTGTGACTCTCCGCCAGCTTCGCCGTGAAAACGGATTTACGCAGGAACAGATGGCACACGTCTTAGAAATAGACCGAAGCACCTACACTTATTATGAAACCGGAAAAACTTCGCCCAGCATTCATATGCTAAATCAGATTTCGCGAATTTTAAATGTTCCGCTGTCAGCATTTTTGGACTCTGAGTCCATTCCTCCACAGGTAGCAGATTCCGGCAGTCAAAAACCATTTGCAAAAGAAGAAATCAAAAAAATAACAGAACTTTCGTCTGAAGAAAGAGAGCTCATTGCGCTGTATCGGATCTCTTCTACAAAACAACAAAAAGAAATTTTAAAGGTTGCACAATCCTCATCAAAATTCTCTTCAAAAAAGGAAAGTTAA
- the rnr gene encoding ribonuclease R produces the protein MIDDIKNEILKYLKDTSGGIASRDLMRQMGITEKYSKIFYQAVTQLRHDDLVSVNRNHILSLRHQEEQQNIPATIVSLSRGFAFARPDDGGDDMFLRAEDLHDAFLGDHVELGNIKQSIKGPSCEVMKITEKAEPVVNGSIVQGEISAELNPDAAIRFHVPIEDFFHSGAKIGDKVQTIIRRLPHSSRFMAKVTKIYGSADCAKICADSILDQNSVRIPFPEEVKKEALAMKNRKITPEELSGRSDFRDWPICTIDSASAKDLDDAVSCIKIPGGYRLGVHIADVSHYVREGSALDKEAALRATSVYLPDRVVPMLPEEISNGVCSLNAGTDKLTFSAVMDINPEGEMVHYEFHKSVIDSKVRGVYTEVNAIFDGTADEALEEKYAPVKESLECCRELADILRERAKRAGNFDLDTSESEFVLDKNGLCIDVMPRHSGTSERMIEQLMIAANQAAAKLAKAKKLPFVYRVHEQPDPDRIDTLAELVGALGLSAKSLKHTGDVTTKDFAAIMEQAEGTPAEKIVSHQLLRTMAKARYDVSPLGHFGLALADYCHFTSPIRRYPDTSIHRILTAFLSGEDHDMIVKKYSDFAAASAKQSSRMEIKAMTSERDADDCYAAEYMKQHLGEEFDGIISGCTMRGIFVELPNTVEGFVPSISFEGKHFEFDGMVSQVDVTTHEKLSIGDPIRVKAAAADISSGRIDFVPA, from the coding sequence ATGATCGATGATATTAAAAATGAAATCTTAAAGTATCTGAAGGATACTTCCGGCGGAATCGCTTCCCGTGATCTGATGCGGCAGATGGGAATCACAGAAAAATACAGCAAGATTTTTTATCAGGCAGTTACTCAGCTTCGGCATGACGATTTGGTCAGCGTAAATCGGAACCATATCTTGTCGCTTCGTCATCAAGAGGAGCAGCAGAATATTCCAGCAACGATTGTTTCTCTTTCGAGAGGCTTTGCTTTTGCGCGTCCGGACGATGGCGGAGACGATATGTTCCTGCGCGCAGAAGATCTGCATGACGCATTTTTGGGCGATCATGTAGAACTTGGAAATATCAAGCAGTCCATAAAAGGACCTAGCTGCGAAGTGATGAAGATTACGGAGAAGGCAGAACCTGTTGTGAACGGTTCCATTGTACAGGGAGAAATCTCTGCAGAACTGAATCCTGACGCAGCGATTCGTTTTCACGTGCCTATTGAAGACTTCTTCCACAGTGGTGCGAAAATCGGCGATAAAGTGCAGACGATTATCCGCCGTCTGCCGCATTCTTCCCGTTTTATGGCGAAGGTTACAAAGATATATGGTAGCGCAGACTGTGCAAAGATTTGTGCGGATTCGATTTTAGACCAGAATTCTGTTCGGATTCCCTTTCCGGAAGAAGTGAAAAAGGAAGCATTGGCCATGAAAAATCGGAAAATTACGCCGGAAGAGCTTTCTGGACGTTCTGATTTTCGTGATTGGCCGATTTGTACGATTGACAGCGCCAGCGCAAAAGATTTGGATGATGCTGTTTCCTGTATAAAAATTCCGGGAGGATATCGTTTAGGAGTGCATATTGCAGACGTTTCTCATTATGTGCGCGAAGGCTCTGCACTTGATAAAGAAGCTGCACTGCGTGCAACCAGCGTTTATCTGCCTGATCGGGTGGTTCCCATGCTGCCGGAAGAAATCAGTAATGGAGTCTGTTCACTGAATGCGGGAACCGATAAACTCACTTTTTCGGCGGTTATGGATATCAATCCCGAAGGAGAAATGGTTCATTATGAGTTCCATAAATCGGTAATCGACAGCAAGGTGCGCGGTGTTTATACAGAAGTCAATGCCATTTTTGATGGAACTGCCGATGAAGCTTTAGAAGAAAAGTATGCACCGGTCAAAGAAAGCCTTGAATGTTGTCGGGAACTTGCGGATATTTTGAGAGAACGTGCAAAGCGTGCCGGCAACTTTGACTTAGATACCAGTGAATCTGAATTTGTATTAGATAAAAATGGCCTTTGTATTGATGTTATGCCCCGCCACAGCGGCACTTCTGAGAGAATGATTGAACAGCTCATGATTGCTGCGAATCAGGCGGCTGCAAAATTGGCGAAAGCAAAGAAGCTTCCGTTTGTGTATCGTGTACATGAGCAGCCGGACCCTGACCGCATTGATACTCTGGCAGAATTAGTAGGAGCTTTAGGCCTTTCTGCAAAGAGCCTCAAGCATACAGGCGATGTAACAACGAAAGATTTTGCGGCAATTATGGAACAGGCCGAAGGAACTCCGGCCGAAAAGATTGTTTCCCATCAGCTGCTGCGTACAATGGCAAAAGCGAGATACGATGTCTCTCCATTAGGACATTTTGGCTTGGCTTTAGCAGATTACTGCCACTTTACTTCACCGATCCGCCGCTATCCGGATACATCAATCCATCGCATTTTAACGGCTTTTCTGAGTGGCGAAGACCATGATATGATCGTAAAGAAATACAGCGATTTTGCGGCAGCTTCTGCTAAACAGTCCAGTAGGATGGAAATTAAAGCAATGACCAGCGAACGCGATGCAGATGACTGTTATGCTGCAGAATATATGAAGCAGCATCTTGGAGAAGAGTTTGATGGAATTATCAGCGGCTGCACGATGAGGGGAATCTTTGTAGAATTACCTAATACGGTAGAAGGCTTTGTCCCCAGTATCAGCTTTGAAGGAAAACATTTTGAATTTGACGGAATGGTTTCTCAAGTAGATGTAACAACACATGAAAAGCTGTCTATCGGAGATCCAATTCGTGTAAAAGCTGCTGCTGCGGATATTTCCAGTGGAAGAATCGATTTTGTTCCAGCTTGA